The following is a genomic window from Rhodoligotrophos defluvii.
GCGCAATGTGTGCCGCTGCCATCTCCTTTGCACGAATTCGCCGTGTTTATTTCGGAGCAGAGGACGAGAGGATGGGCGGGATAGAACACGGACCGCGCCTGTTCAGCCAGCCTACGTGCCATCACCGGCCCGAGGTTTACGGCGGAATCGGTGCGGATCGCGCTCGTGATCTCCTTCAGCGCTTCTTCCACGAGCGCAGGCGTTCCCGGCAATAGCATTGCAACGGTTCGGTCGGCCCGTTCGGCTGCAAGGAAATACACGTAAAAATTGCTTATATGAAAAATGCACCAATTATTATATTCGACCGGACTATGTTGGGTTCTATGACGGGAGCCGAGCAGCTCCCCGCATGGTCACGGGCAGTCCTGCGACGGGGCAATCTCCGGCGTCTTAATAGGTGAGTGCGAGATGGCAAAGAGTACAAGGCCAGCGCAGATACTGAGCTCGTTGAAGTCGTGGCTGTTCATTGCGGCATTTTTCAGTTTTTGCATTAATATTCTTGTCCTGATTTCTCCGATATACAGCTATCAGGTCTTCGATCGTGTTCTTACAAGTTCGCATCTGGACACGTTGTTCTATCTGACTATCGCAGCTTGTTTTGCCTTCGGGATCATGAGCGTGGTCGATAGCCTCAGAACCTGCCTGCTGACGCGGGTGGGCACCCGGTTCGAGCGCGAGATCGCTCCCGAGCTGGTGCAAGTGGCGGTTGACAGCGCCACCACTGCGAAGCCTTCGGGGATCCAGCCGCTGCGCGAGCTGGCGCAGATCCGCAATTTCGTCGGCGGTCCCCTGATCGCGCCACTGTTTGATGCACCATGGACGCCATTCTTCACGATCGTCCTGTGGATCGTGCATCCCTGGCTCGGCATGCTCACCCTGTTCTTCGCATGCGTCCTGTTCGGCCTGGCCTTGGCCAACCACCGCATGCAGCGCGTGCCGTCCATGGCAGCCTCTGCTCACCTCGCTTCCGCTTACCGCCTCGCTGAGTCTGCCGTACGCCACGCAGAGACGGTTCAGGCCATGGGCCTCTTTCCAAACCTCATGGCGCGCTGGCGGGCGAGCGCCGAAGGCGCCCTGCATGTGCAGGAGCAAGCCGCCGACCGGGGCGCGATCATCAACGGCATCTCGAAATTCGTGCGCCTGGTCGCGCAAATCCTCATTCTCGGGATGGGTGCTTATCTGGTGGTCACGGGCCAGATGACGGGCGGCGGCATGATTGCCGGGTCCATGATCCTGGCGCGCGCCCTCATGCCCGTCGAGCAGTCGATTGCGGCATGGCGCCAGTTCATCTCGGCGCGGCAAGCCTTTCAGACCATCAAGAAAGCGTTCGAGGAGGCGCCGGCCGAGAAGCCCAATACCCAGCTGCCAGCGCCGACTGGCCGGATCGATTTGGAGAATGTGGTCTTCCAGCCCAATCCGAGCTTCCCGCCGATCATCAAGG
Proteins encoded in this region:
- a CDS encoding type I secretion system permease/ATPase, which codes for MAKSTRPAQILSSLKSWLFIAAFFSFCINILVLISPIYSYQVFDRVLTSSHLDTLFYLTIAACFAFGIMSVVDSLRTCLLTRVGTRFEREIAPELVQVAVDSATTAKPSGIQPLRELAQIRNFVGGPLIAPLFDAPWTPFFTIVLWIVHPWLGMLTLFFACVLFGLALANHRMQRVPSMAASAHLASAYRLAESAVRHAETVQAMGLFPNLMARWRASAEGALHVQEQAADRGAIINGISKFVRLVAQILILGMGAYLVVTGQMTGGGMIAGSMILARALMPVEQSIAAWRQFISARQAFQTIKKAFEEAPAEKPNTQLPAPTGRIDLENVVFQPNPSFPPIIKGVSLTVYAGEMLGIIGPSASGKSTISKLMIGILKPTMGSVRYDGADLNQWRHEDIGRYIGYLPQVVDLFTGTVAENIARMGAPDSQRVVEAARIAGVHDLILRLPAGYDTPVGEGGVQLSGGQRQRVGLARALFGGPKILLLDEPNANLDAEGENVLINSLKQLKTLGVTIIVVAHRPVILQPADRLMVMADGQLAMIGPRDEVMARISGAPPRPAPAPGPAVAPVHAVAPAQAAGPG